One window from the genome of Eucalyptus grandis isolate ANBG69807.140 chromosome 7, ASM1654582v1, whole genome shotgun sequence encodes:
- the LOC104425972 gene encoding 40S ribosomal protein S9-2, which yields MVHVSFYRNYGKTFKKPRRPYEKERLDAELKLVGEYGLRCKRELWRVQYVLSRIRNNARMLLTLDEKNPRRIFEGEALLRRMNRYGLLDESQNKLDYVLALTVENFLERRLQTLVFKSGMAKSIHHARVLIRQRHIRVGRQVVNIPSFMVRVDSQKHIDFSLTSPFGGGRAGRVKRKNLKSAAKKASGGDGDEEDED from the exons aTGGTTCACGTCTCTTTCTACCGCAACT ATGGGAAGACGTTCAAGAAGCCTCGCCGTCCGTACGAGAAGGAGCGGCTGGATGCTGAGCTGAAACTTGTTGGTGAGTATGGGTTGAGGTGCAAGCGAGAGTTGTGGAGGGTTCAGTATGTGCTGAGTAGGATCCGTAACAACGCCAGGATGCTTCTGACCCTCGACGAGAAGAACCCTCGCCGGATCTTTGAAGGCGAGGCCCTTCTCCGTAGGATGAACCGCTATGGGCTTTTGGACGAGAGCCAGAATAAGCTTGATTATGTCTTGGCCTTGACTGTGGAGAACTTCCTCGAGCGCCGCCTTCAGACATTGGTCTTCAAGTCGGGTATGGCCAAATCCATCCACCATGCCAGGGTGCTCATTAGGCAGAGGCATATCAG GGTTGGTAGGCAAGTGGTGAACATCCCGTCCTTCATGGTGAGGGTTGATTCACAGAAACATATTGATTTCTCGCTGACTAGTCCATTCGGTGGTGGCCGAGCTGGAAGAGTAAAGAGAAAGAACCTTAAGTCAGCTGCCAAGAAGGCTTCTGGTGGCGATGgcgatgaagaggatgaggattaA
- the LOC104425973 gene encoding LOW QUALITY PROTEIN: NAP1-related protein 1 (The sequence of the model RefSeq protein was modified relative to this genomic sequence to represent the inferred CDS: inserted 1 base in 1 codon): MVADKGKKMKVGEKGSEDNSEQIDGELVVSIEKLQEIQDELEKINEEASDKVLEVEQKYNEIRRPVYDKRXEIIKSIPDFWLTAFLSHPALCELLTEDDQKIFKYLSSLEVEDFKDVKSGYSITFNFNSNPYFEDAKLMKTFTFHDEGTKITATPIKWKEGMGLPNGVSHEKKGNKRPMTEESFFHWFTDSQQKEMEDISDEIAEIIKEDLWPNPLTYFNNDADEEDFDGEDDDDEENGDGSDDEDEEEEDED, from the exons ATGGTTGCAGAcaaggggaagaagatgaaggtcGGGGAGAAAGGGTCGGAGGACAACTCGGAGCAGATTGATGGGGAGCTCGTCGTCTCCATCGAGAAGCTGCAGGAGATCCAGGACGAGCTCGAGAAG ATCAACGAGGAGGCCAGTGACAAAGTTTTGGAAGTCGAGCAGAAGTATAATGAGATAAGGAGGCCTGTCTATGATAAGC GCGAGATCATAAAATCAATTCCTGATTTCTGGCTGACCGCT TTTTTGAGTCATCCTGCACTCTGTGAACTTTTGACTGAGGATGACCAAAAG ATATTCAAGTATCTAAGCTCCCTTGAAGTGGAGGATTTTAAGGACGTAAAATCGGGATACTCTATAACCTTT AACTTCAATTCCAATCCTTATTTTGAAGATGCCAAGCTTATGAAGACTTTTACCTTCCATGATGAAGGAACAAAAATTACCGCTACCCCAATTAAGTGGAAGGAGGGAATG GGGTTGCCTAATGGCGTCTCTcatgaaaagaaaggaaataagcGTCCTATGACTGAGGAAAG CTTCTTTCATTGGTTTACTGATAGTCAGCAGAAGGAAATGGAGGACATAAGTGATGAG ATAGCTGAGATCATCAAGGAGGACTTGTGGCCCAATCCGCTTACTTATTTCAACAAc GATGCTGATGAGGAAGATTTTGATGGTGAAGACGATGACGATGAG GAAAACGGTGATGGCTCAGACGAtgaagacgaagaagaggaggatgaggacTGA